In Edaphobacter paludis, a single window of DNA contains:
- a CDS encoding outer membrane beta-barrel protein — protein sequence MLNVSRLSCVWSVLFCLLATLAAPTAKAQSSGLSKQLDRIDFSVNGIGEFNGTGSGTPKSGPVDQNGNPLTVHLSTGNTLGALVTVRYIKSPFVGFEGNYTYARYTETFSPFGSPTTGGLPSAGVQANASEYTLGYVAHTPKLLTLQPFVSAGAGTIAFRPTTYGGQSLREQARAAYYYSIGAEDAISPHFGFRAQFRQVFFLAPDFGQNYLTILHHTSTFEPGVGFYFRF from the coding sequence ATGTTGAATGTGTCCCGCCTGTCCTGTGTCTGGAGTGTTTTGTTTTGCCTGCTCGCAACCCTGGCGGCGCCCACCGCAAAAGCTCAGTCTTCTGGTCTCTCTAAACAGCTTGATCGCATCGACTTCAGCGTCAACGGCATCGGCGAATTCAATGGCACCGGCAGCGGCACTCCCAAGAGCGGCCCGGTCGACCAGAATGGAAATCCCCTCACCGTTCATCTCTCGACCGGCAACACTCTCGGAGCCTTGGTAACGGTCCGTTACATCAAGTCCCCCTTCGTTGGCTTTGAAGGCAACTACACCTATGCGCGTTACACGGAGACCTTTTCGCCCTTCGGCTCGCCCACCACAGGTGGCCTTCCAAGTGCAGGCGTCCAGGCCAACGCCTCCGAGTACACTCTGGGTTACGTAGCCCACACCCCGAAGCTATTGACGTTGCAGCCATTCGTCTCCGCCGGCGCTGGCACCATCGCCTTCCGCCCAACCACCTACGGAGGTCAGTCCCTCCGCGAACAGGCTCGTGCGGCGTATTACTACTCCATCGGAGCCGAGGACGCGATCTCACCCCACTTCGGCTTCCGCGCCCAGTTCCGCCAGGTCTTCTTTCTCGCCCCAGACTTCGGCCAGAACTACCTGACCATTCTGCACCACACCTCTACCTTCGAGCCAGGCGTCGGCTTCTACTTCCGCTTCTAA
- a CDS encoding nodulation protein NfeD, with product MKTSLKFVFALFIALFCLLSKAARADAAKPIVVKLTIHDTVQPITADYLQRGLDEADRLHASAVIVSLGTPGGLLDSTRVMVESIEKSPVPVIVYISPTGSRAGSAGFFLLESADVAAMAPGTNAGASHPVTEGREPDAILKQKIENDAAAFLRSFVSRRGRNVQAAEDAVRNSKSYSDEEALNLKLIDLVATSDQSLLSSLDGRQIKRFDGRTVTLHLNGAAITAFPPSVRERLLTRLTDPNLAVLLLVLGGLLIYLEFNVPGTIIPGSLGTLLILLSLFGLNLLPIRHTAILLLIAAVVLMVLETKFASHGMLALAGTISLVFGLATLVNSSVPEMQVHTGTAIGAGIGFGAISFGLAWIALRARRGKVLTGPQAMLGAIAVTQTPLTPNGQVAIRGELWQASLRGQSSLPAGSSVLVRSVDGLTLIVEPAGDSLPS from the coding sequence ATGAAGACCTCGCTGAAATTCGTCTTCGCCCTCTTCATCGCACTCTTCTGTCTCCTGTCCAAAGCCGCCCGAGCCGACGCCGCAAAGCCCATCGTCGTCAAGCTGACCATCCACGATACCGTCCAGCCCATCACCGCCGACTATCTCCAGCGCGGCCTCGATGAAGCAGACCGCCTCCACGCCAGTGCAGTTATTGTCTCCCTCGGCACTCCGGGCGGGCTACTGGACTCAACCCGGGTCATGGTCGAATCCATCGAGAAATCTCCCGTCCCCGTCATCGTCTATATCTCCCCCACCGGCAGCCGCGCCGGTTCAGCGGGCTTCTTCCTGCTCGAATCAGCAGACGTTGCAGCCATGGCGCCGGGGACTAACGCCGGTGCCTCCCACCCCGTCACTGAAGGCCGCGAGCCCGACGCCATCCTCAAGCAGAAGATCGAAAACGACGCCGCTGCGTTCCTCCGCTCCTTCGTCTCCCGTCGCGGACGCAACGTACAGGCCGCCGAAGACGCCGTTCGCAACTCGAAATCCTACAGCGACGAAGAGGCCCTCAACCTCAAGCTGATCGACCTCGTCGCTACCAGCGACCAATCGCTTCTTTCCTCCCTCGATGGCCGCCAGATCAAACGCTTCGACGGCCGCACCGTGACCCTGCACCTCAACGGAGCAGCCATCACCGCATTCCCGCCCTCTGTACGCGAGCGTCTTCTCACTCGCCTGACCGACCCCAATCTTGCCGTCCTCCTGCTTGTCCTCGGAGGTCTACTCATCTATCTCGAATTCAATGTTCCCGGCACCATCATCCCCGGCTCCCTCGGAACGCTTCTCATCCTACTCAGTCTCTTCGGCCTGAATCTGCTTCCGATCCGTCACACGGCCATTCTTCTACTTATCGCAGCCGTGGTTTTAATGGTGCTCGAAACTAAATTTGCCAGCCACGGTATGCTGGCCCTCGCCGGAACCATCTCGCTGGTCTTCGGCCTCGCCACCCTGGTCAACTCCAGCGTCCCCGAGATGCAGGTGCACACTGGCACCGCGATCGGAGCGGGCATTGGCTTCGGAGCCATCTCTTTCGGCCTCGCCTGGATCGCTCTCCGGGCCCGCCGCGGCAAGGTACTCACCGGTCCACAAGCCATGCTCGGCGCCATCGCGGTGACGCAAACGCCGCTCACGCCGAACGGTCAGGTCGCGATCCGTGGCGAACTCTGGCAAGCCTCTCTCCGCGGCCAGTCCTCTCTACCGGCGGGGTCTTCCGTCCTCGTCCGCAGCGTCGACGGCCTCACCCTCATCGTCGAACCCGCCGGAGATTCCCTGCCCTCCTGA
- a CDS encoding tetratricopeptide repeat protein — translation MLRPLNLRSILVKQWLPIALILCCLPATPSYAQAAQSAEPPQAMGRVVLVLPFDNRSGQPNLDWIGDSFPDTLNQRLTSAGFFTISTDDRQFALDHLGLPVDFKPTRATTIRIAQTLDANFVIVGSYTVTKGRINVQAQVLNVDKLSLSQPLADSSDLPRLFDVENSIAWTIAKHLDPHFNVAQQTFLSAAGGVPLSSFENYIRGISAASPKEQIKRLQMAIGLTPNYPAALLALGKVQFTQRDYDHAAATLAKVPHSDRRALEAGFYLGLARFNSGKYAEAEAAFAFVASRLPLPEVVNNQGVAASRQGHNAVPLFQRASTADPNDPDYHYNLAVSLLRQGDFAGAEREIDETLKLRPTDNEAVLLKARIHSGRSLKPTPATAPKADGAKAAAPSADDSDFEPLERIRRTYSEASFRQAAFQLDQMRAMRLADLPPAKQAAEYSQSGNDYLAQGLIPEAEQEFEAAITADPSSADAHTGLAQVREHTGNIDDARNEAQTSLKLHPSVAAYLVLAKIELQAKQMEASASDVSNALKINPKDPSALAMRQALLARGQRIP, via the coding sequence GTGCTGAGACCGTTAAACCTGCGCTCGATCCTCGTAAAACAATGGCTACCCATAGCACTCATTCTGTGCTGCCTTCCGGCCACTCCCAGCTACGCACAAGCGGCACAAAGCGCCGAGCCACCGCAGGCCATGGGCCGCGTCGTGCTTGTCCTTCCCTTCGACAACCGCTCCGGCCAGCCTAATCTCGATTGGATCGGCGACTCGTTCCCCGATACGCTGAATCAGCGCCTCACCTCAGCCGGGTTCTTTACCATCTCCACCGACGACCGTCAGTTTGCGCTCGACCATCTCGGCCTCCCCGTGGACTTCAAGCCCACCCGCGCCACCACGATCCGCATCGCCCAGACCCTTGATGCCAACTTCGTCATCGTCGGCAGCTACACCGTCACCAAGGGCCGCATCAACGTCCAGGCGCAGGTGCTCAACGTCGACAAACTGAGTCTGTCGCAACCGCTCGCCGATTCAAGCGATCTGCCACGCCTCTTCGATGTCGAAAACTCTATCGCGTGGACCATCGCAAAGCACCTCGATCCCCACTTCAACGTTGCCCAGCAGACCTTCCTCAGTGCCGCCGGAGGTGTTCCCCTCAGTTCCTTCGAGAATTACATCCGCGGCATCAGCGCCGCCTCGCCGAAAGAGCAGATCAAGCGCCTGCAGATGGCCATCGGCCTAACACCGAACTATCCTGCCGCTCTGCTCGCACTAGGCAAGGTGCAGTTCACCCAGCGCGACTACGACCATGCCGCCGCAACGCTCGCAAAGGTCCCCCACAGCGACCGTCGCGCACTTGAGGCTGGCTTCTATCTCGGCCTCGCTCGTTTCAACTCTGGCAAATATGCCGAGGCCGAGGCCGCCTTTGCCTTCGTCGCCAGCCGTCTTCCCCTGCCCGAGGTCGTCAACAATCAGGGCGTCGCCGCCAGCCGTCAGGGCCACAACGCCGTTCCTCTCTTTCAGCGCGCCTCCACCGCCGACCCGAACGATCCCGACTACCACTATAACCTCGCCGTGTCCCTACTTCGTCAGGGCGATTTCGCCGGAGCCGAGCGGGAGATCGATGAAACCCTGAAACTCCGTCCCACCGACAACGAGGCGGTGTTGCTGAAGGCCCGCATCCACTCTGGTCGAAGCCTCAAGCCCACTCCCGCAACCGCCCCCAAGGCCGACGGCGCCAAAGCAGCCGCGCCCTCCGCCGACGACTCCGACTTCGAACCGCTCGAACGTATCCGCAGGACTTATTCCGAAGCGTCCTTCCGGCAAGCGGCCTTCCAACTCGACCAGATGCGCGCCATGCGTCTCGCCGACCTGCCCCCCGCGAAACAGGCCGCCGAGTACAGTCAGTCCGGCAACGATTACCTGGCGCAAGGCCTCATCCCCGAAGCCGAACAGGAGTTCGAGGCGGCCATCACTGCCGATCCCTCCAGCGCGGACGCCCACACTGGCCTCGCCCAGGTGCGCGAACACACCGGCAATATCGACGATGCTCGCAACGAAGCGCAGACCTCGCTCAAGCTCCATCCCAGCGTCGCGGCCTATCTGGTCCTGGCCAAGATCGAATTGCAGGCGAAGCAAATGGAAGCGTCAGCCTCCGATGTAAGCAATGCCCTCAAGATCAATCCAAAAGATCCCTCGGCTCTGGCCATGCGGCAGGCCCTGCTGGCGCGCGGACAACGCATCCCATGA
- a CDS encoding glycosyltransferase family 39 protein, translating to MLFPLFFAVVYLSHLTLLRLPYFWDEGGYYIPAAWDFFRTGSLIPQTTVTNAHPPLPSILLAGWWHLSGFVVSGTRTLVCIVSASALLGVYKLTRTLAGAAAAAVVAFLTAVYPIWYAQSTLAHADIFAAAFTLWGLAFYFDRDAANQSTAKNQILAAIMFSLSALSKETAIITPIALALWEAVLYLQNRKKRDTLRWMAALLSPIAPLAAWYAYHYHRTGFVFGNPEFLRYNATANLSAYRIALCLWHRFLHLTTHMNMFVPVVATVAVFLIPVTSATAPQNIRKSALKAIAVVLLANWMAFSVLGGALLTRYLLPMYPLVLLICVSTWRRHLRRWWLIAALSAAAFLSAIWINPPYAFAPEDNLTYRDMIVLHQQAIHFIEQNYPQATVLTAWPATSELSRPEIGYTHHPIKTIGISNFSAEQMQKAAADPGAYDTAFIFSTKWEPPPGAVNLGKRNESADTKFFDFHQDMHPAAAAALLHGEVVWQAHRKGEWVAVLRFPRIVDASLALPR from the coding sequence ATGCTCTTCCCACTCTTCTTCGCCGTCGTTTATCTATCGCACCTGACCCTACTTCGTCTGCCCTACTTCTGGGACGAAGGCGGCTACTACATCCCTGCCGCGTGGGACTTCTTCCGCACCGGCAGTCTCATCCCGCAGACCACCGTCACCAACGCCCATCCGCCGCTGCCTTCCATCCTTCTCGCAGGGTGGTGGCATCTCTCCGGATTCGTGGTCAGCGGCACGCGCACGCTCGTCTGCATCGTAAGCGCCTCGGCACTGCTCGGCGTCTACAAACTCACCAGAACTCTAGCCGGAGCCGCCGCAGCCGCGGTGGTCGCCTTTCTCACCGCCGTCTATCCCATCTGGTACGCGCAGAGCACGCTTGCCCACGCCGATATCTTCGCCGCCGCCTTCACCCTCTGGGGATTGGCGTTTTACTTCGACCGCGACGCCGCAAATCAAAGCACCGCTAAGAACCAGATCCTCGCAGCGATCATGTTCTCGCTCTCCGCGCTCTCCAAGGAGACTGCGATCATCACCCCCATAGCCCTCGCGCTGTGGGAGGCTGTCCTCTATCTCCAGAACCGCAAAAAGCGCGACACCCTAAGGTGGATGGCCGCGCTCCTCTCCCCCATTGCACCTCTCGCGGCCTGGTACGCCTATCACTACCACCGCACTGGCTTCGTCTTCGGCAATCCCGAGTTCCTCCGCTACAACGCCACCGCAAACCTCAGCGCCTACCGCATCGCGCTCTGCCTCTGGCACCGCTTCCTCCACCTGACGACACACATGAACATGTTCGTTCCTGTCGTCGCCACGGTAGCTGTGTTTCTCATACCTGTAACGTCGGCGACCGCACCACAGAACATTCGCAAGTCAGCCCTCAAAGCCATCGCAGTCGTCCTTCTCGCCAACTGGATGGCCTTCTCGGTGCTTGGTGGAGCGCTGCTCACCCGCTATCTCCTGCCGATGTATCCGCTGGTCCTGCTGATCTGCGTCTCGACGTGGCGTCGCCATCTCCGCCGATGGTGGCTCATTGCTGCGCTCAGCGCAGCGGCCTTCCTCTCAGCTATCTGGATCAATCCGCCCTACGCCTTCGCCCCCGAAGACAACCTCACCTACCGCGACATGATCGTCCTGCACCAGCAGGCCATCCACTTCATCGAACAAAATTATCCCCAGGCAACAGTCCTTACCGCATGGCCAGCAACATCCGAACTGTCGCGCCCCGAGATCGGCTACACTCACCACCCCATCAAAACCATAGGAATTTCGAACTTTTCCGCCGAGCAGATGCAAAAGGCCGCGGCCGATCCCGGAGCCTACGACACCGCCTTCATCTTCTCCACCAAGTGGGAGCCGCCACCCGGGGCGGTGAATCTCGGCAAACGAAACGAATCAGCCGACACTAAATTCTTCGACTTCCATCAAGACATGCACCCCGCCGCAGCCGCAGCCCTGCTGCATGGAGAGGTCGTCTGGCAGGCGCACCGCAAAGGCGAGTGGGTCGCCGTCCTCCGCTTTCCCCGCATCGTCGATGCATCACTTGCCCTGCCGCGCTAA
- a CDS encoding DUF3467 domain-containing protein, translated as MSQPSQPTEPPVLRLTNTENYREDYANSVQVRMSVWDFFLVFGTMTQDSPDELHVKNFEGIYLSPQQAKALWNILGHNLAQYEQAFGQITLEQVPPQPNGPVH; from the coding sequence ATGAGCCAGCCCAGCCAGCCGACCGAACCGCCCGTACTCCGACTTACCAACACGGAGAACTACCGCGAAGACTACGCCAACAGTGTTCAGGTCCGCATGAGCGTCTGGGACTTCTTTCTCGTCTTCGGCACCATGACCCAGGACAGCCCCGATGAACTTCATGTAAAGAACTTCGAGGGCATCTACCTCAGCCCGCAGCAGGCCAAAGCCCTCTGGAACATCCTCGGCCACAACCTCGCTCAGTACGAGCAGGCCTTCGGCCAGATCACACTGGAGCAGGTTCCCCCGCAGCCCAACGGCCCCGTCCACTAA